Proteins encoded by one window of Camelus dromedarius isolate mCamDro1 chromosome 27, mCamDro1.pat, whole genome shotgun sequence:
- the ACTL9 gene encoding actin-like protein 9 yields MDTNQRDPPEPQPSPEDPKPGLNPSSILVNKTLPLDPPTMVGDRLPPKTGAVVIDMGTGTCKVGFAGQARPTYTVATIVGCQPKKPATTGRPVLETFIGEAARTRPELTLMRPVRNGIVVDWDAAELIWRHMLEHDLRVATRDHPLLFSDPPFSPITNREKLVEVAFESLNSPAMYVASQSVLSVYAHGRVSGLVVDTGHGVTYTVPVFQGYNLPHATERLDLAGAHLTAFLAEMLLGSGLPLGQQDLDTVENIKHRYCYVAPDLLKEQTRPELECRQTLKLPDGRTVTLGKELFQCPELLFSPPEIPGLSPVGIPTMAKLSLHKVPLEVRTDVAQNVLLCGGSSLFSGFEGRFRAELLRSVPPEAHVVVAAQPSRNFSVWIGGSILASLRAFQSCWVLREQYEEQGPHIVYRKCY; encoded by the coding sequence ATGGATACAAATCAGCGCGACCCCCCGGAGCCCCAGCCCTCTCCAGAGGACCCCAAGCCTGGCCTGAACCCCAGCTCAATCCTGGTGAACAAGACCCTGCCGCTGGATCCCCCCACCATGGTGGGCGACAGGTTGCCCCCAAAGACCGGGGCGGTGGTCATCGACATGGGCACGGGCACCTGTAAGGTGGGCTTCGCAGGGCAGGCCCGGCCCACCTACACCGTGGCCACCATCGTGGGCTGCCAGCCCAAGAAGCCGGCCACCACGGGGCGGCCGGTGCTGGAGACATTCATCGGGGAGGCAGCCCGCACGCGCCCGGAACTGACGCTGATGCGGCCGGTGCGCAACGGCATCGTGGTGGACTGGGACGCGGCCGAGCTCATCTGGCGCCACATGCTGGAGCACGACCTCCGCGTGGCCACCCGGGACCACCCGCTGCTGTTCTCCGACCCACCCTTCAGCCCCATCACCAACCGCGAGAAGCTGGTGGAGGTGGCCTTCGAGTCGCTGAACTCCCCCGCCATGTACGTGGCTTCCCAGTCAGTGCTGTCGGTCTACGCGCACGGGCGGGTCAGCGGGCTGGTGGTGGACACGGGCCATGGGGTCACCTACACAGTGCCCGTCTTCCAGGGCTACAACCTGCCCCACGCCACAGAGCGCCTGGACCTGGCGGGCGCCCACCTGACCGCCTTCCTGGCGGAGATGCTGCTTGGTTCTGGCTTGCCGCTGGGGCAGCAGGACCTGGACACGGTGGAAAACATCAAGCACCGTTACTGCTACGTGGCCCCCGACTTGTTAAAGGAACAGACCCGGCCGGAACTGGAATGCCGCCAGACCCTGAAGCTGCCCGACGGGCGGACGGTCACGCTGGGCAAGGAGCTGTTCCAATGCCCGGAGCTGCTGTTCAGCCCCCCGGAGATCCCAGGCCTGTCGCCCGTGGGCATCCCCACCATGGCCAAGCTGAGTCTTCACAAGGTGCCCCTGGAGGTGCGGACCGACGTGGCCCAGAACGTGCTGCTCTGCGGCGGCTCCTCACTCTTCTCCGGGTTCGAGGGCCGCTTCCGCGCTGAGCTGCTGCGCAGTGTGCCCCCGGAGGCCCACGTGGTGGTGGCGGCCCAGCCCAGCAGGAACTTCTCCGTGTGGATCGGGGGCTCCATCCTGGCCTCGCTGCGTGCCTTCCAGTCCTGCTGGGTCCTGCGGGAGCAGTACGAGGAGCAGGGGCCCCACATCGTGTACCGCAAGTGCTACTGA
- the NFILZ gene encoding NFIL3 like protein — MDLGLLALPDVPQGCRKTLRGGQSRGSAVRRQREFMPEEKKDMVYWEKRRKNNEAAKRSREKRRLNDAALEGRLATLLEENALLRAELRALKHRFGLLPPIGGTRTLPALLWESPWTGDPRPRAEPLPSLPSSHDCFLRSCSLDPGVPGCWGCLVAHRWTGLATSPRSLQDPAPPTPKRMDMALQAALPATFFSCHLLDKRGGPRPELRPCWGLWSTIPTGCRVSGPSDMLLTPSADPMGLSPGVACPVPGNHLEDLAQPSLPHKLRIKSQASGRVPRGWEGGQGLI, encoded by the coding sequence ATGGACCTGGGTCTCTTGGCCCTGCCAGATGTCCCTCAGGGTTGCAGAAAGACCCTgcggggagggcagagcaggggctcGGCCGTGCGTCGGCAGCGGGAGTTCATGCCGGAAGAGAAGAAGGACATGGTTTACTGGGAGAAGCGGAGGAAGAACAACGAAGCAGCCAAGAGATCCCGCGAGAAGCGGCGTCTCAATGATGCTGCCCTTGAGGGCAGGCTGGCCACGCTGCTTGAGGAAAACGCACTGCTTAGGGCTGAGCTGCGTGCGCTCAAGCATCGCTTTGGCCTCCTGCCCCCCATCGGTGGTACCCGGACCCTGCCCGCTCTGCTGTGGGAGTCCCCCTGGACTGGAGACCCCCGCCCTAGGGCTGAACCACTCCCCTCTCTACCTAGCTCCCATGACTGCTTCTTGAGATCGTGTTCCTTGGACCCTGGGGTTCCAGGATGTTGGGGCTGCCTGGTGGCCCACAGGTGGACTGGCCTGGCCACTTCCCCCAGGTCCCTCCAGGACCCTGCACCCCCTACCCCCAAGAGAATGGACATGGCCTTGCAGGCTGCTCTCCCTGCCACCTTCTTCAGCTGTCATCTCCTGGATAAGCGTGGGGGACCCAGACCAGAGCTGAGACCCTGCTGGGGGCTGTGGTCCACCATTCCCACTGGCTGCCGGGTCTCAGGGCCCTCAGATATGTTGCTGACACCCAGTGCTGATCCCATGGGGCTGTCTCCTGGGGTGGCCTGCCCTGTCCCAGGGAACCATCTAGAGGATCTGGCTCAGCCCTCTCTGCCCCACAAATTGCGTATCAAGTCCCAAGCCTCTGGCAGAGTACCTCGAGGCTGGGAGGGTGGCCAGGGCCTCATCTGA
- the LOC105087678 gene encoding olfactory receptor 2Z1: MGDVNQSVASDFILVGLFSHSGSHQLLFSLVAAMFIMGLLGNTVLLFVIRMDSRLHTPMYFLLSQLSLFDVGLPLVTIPKMASDFLQGEGSISFGGCAAQIFFLTLMGVAEGILLALMSYDRYVAVCHPLQYPVLMRRQVCLVMVGSSWLAGVLNASVQTSITLHFPYCASRTVDHFFCEVPALLKISCADTSAYEQALSTSGVLILVLPLSLIASSYGHVLGAVLRMSSEEARNKTFTTCCSHITVVGLFYGAAVFMYMVPGAYHSPYHDNVVSLFYSLVSPTLNPLIYSLRNREVRMALVKVLSRAGLRSK, encoded by the coding sequence ATGGGGGATGTGAACCAATCAGTGGCCTCTGACTTCATTCTGGTGGGCCTCTTCAGTCATTCAGGTTCACATCAGCTactcttctccctggtggctgcCATGTTTATCATGGGACTTCTGGGCAACACTGTCCTGCTCTTCGTGATCCGCATGGACTCCCGACTGCACACACCCATGTACTTTCTGCTCAGCCAGCTGTCCTTGTTTGACGTTGGCCTCCCCCTGGTTACCATCCCCAAGATGGCATCAGACTTCCTGCAGGGAGAAGGTTCCATCTCCTTTGGGGGTTGTGCGGCTCAAATATTCTTCCTGACTCTGATGGGTGTGGCTGAGGGCATCCTCTTGGCCCTCATGTCCTATGACCGTTACGTTGCTGTGTGTCACCCCCTGCAGTATCCTGTGCTCATGAGGCGCCAGGTGTGCCTGGTCATGGTGGGTTCCTCCTGGCTGGCAGGTGTGCTGAACGCCTCTGTCCAGACCTCCATCACTCTGCATTTCCCCTACTGTGCCTCCCGCACCGTGGACCACTTCTTCTGCGAGGTGCCAGCCCTGCTGAAGATTTCCTGTGCGGACACCTCCGCCTACGAGCAGGCGCTGTCCACCTCGGGAGTGCTGATCCTGGTCCTTCCGCTTTCCCTCATTGCCAGCTCCTACGGCCACGTGTTGGGGGCCGTTCTACGCATGAGCTCAGAGGAGGCCCGAAACAAGACTTTCACCACCTGCTGCTCACACATCACAGTAGTGGGACTCTTCTATGGAGCAGCCGTGTTCATGTACATGGTTCCGGGCGCCTACCACAGCCCCTACCATGACAACGTGGTTTCCCTGTTTTACAGCCTCGTCTCTCCCACGCTCAACCCCCTCATTTACAGTCTGAGGAACCGGGAAGTGCGGATGGCTTTGGTCAAAGTGCTCAGCAGAGCTGGGCTCAGGTCAAAGTGA